The Drosophila suzukii chromosome X, CBGP_Dsuzu_IsoJpt1.0, whole genome shotgun sequence DNA window GAGTCGTGCCTGGATGCGGATGAGCACATGGAGAAACTGGGGGCCAAGCCCATGAATGATCTCCTGCTGCAGATCGGTGGATGGAACGTGACCAAGAGCGGCTACAACGTGGCCAACTGGACAATGGCCCGCACCCTCAAGACTCTGCACAACAGGTGGGTGTGTTTGTGTGAAAACCATTAGATCATCCAATAGGATCATACGTTTTGTTCCCCCCTTTGCAGATATAACTTCAACTGCCTGTTTGGCTGGGCGATTGGGGAGGACGACAAGAACTCCTCGCGGCATGTCATCCAGATAGATCAGGGCGGATTAACGCTGCCCACAGCCGACTATTACAACAACAAGACGGACAATCACCGCAAAGTACTCAATGAGTACATTGAGTACATGACCAAGGTGTGCGTCCTACTGGGCGCCAACGAATCGGATGCCCGGGCCCAGATGATCGGCGTCATTAACTTCGAGAAAAAGCTGGCCAATATCACGATTCCTCTGGAGGATCGTCGCAACGAGGAAGCCATGTATCATCCTATGCAGCTGCGTCAGCTAGCCAAACTCGCTCCGTTCATTAACTGGACGGATCATTTCGATAATGCCATGCAGATGGTCGGTCGCCGGGTCACCGACGACGAGGTGGTGGTCGTCTACGCCCCCGACTTCCTCAAGAACCTATCGGACATCATTCTCAAGATGGAACAGAGCGAGGAGGGAAAAATGTGAGTTCACTTAAGGAATACTTAAAAAGGAATATCAGAACTTTTTGTACGAACATTGTCAGCCTCACGTTAATCAAAGTACCATAGTCCTGATGTTagccgatctagccatgtccgtctgtccgtccgtttctaagCAAACTATTAACTATTAattaagtaacgggtataaaaataaaaaacacagatattaagaaATAATAAGATTTGATGTTCCAGATGAAAtgttatatatatgtatgcatTAGCTGTTGCTGGTGTGTTTGATGTTCCAGTTAAAGTGTTAGGTATATGTATGCATTAGGTGTTGCTGGTGTATTTGATGTTCCAGTTAAAGTGTTAGATGTATGTATGCATTAGGTGTTGCTGGTGTGTTACATGTTCCAGAAAATGTGTTATGTGTATGTATGCATTATCTGTTGCTGGTGTGTCTATGGTCTATGCCGGATTTCCAATTGCTCATCCTTCCTAACTCCAAGACACCCTTACATTCTTATTCCTTGGATTCTGGGTTAGTTCCCTCAGAACTTGGGCTTCCGTCCGCGCGATTTGGGCTACTGCCCACAGAATCTTCAGAGTCATGCTCCTCCTCCATTAGAGTGAAAATGCCGAACTTAGGGTATTTGTGTACCGAATGGTAGGCCACCATAATACCGAATATAAGTACATCGTCGACGAATATTTCCCGATATTCTTCGTTAATCCGGAACCCAAGATAGTTCACAAAAGTGCCATTGCGGGACTCCTATGGATATTAGAGGATTAGTTGAGGGTTCTACTATCGTATACCGCATCTTACCAGATCTTTTATGAAGACCTTGCCGTTTTCCACTAAGATATGGACATGCTTTCGCGACATATAATAGTAATGCATATTTATGCTGCAGTCGGGGTCGCGTCCTATGGTATTTTCACCTTCCTCCAAAAAAGCCCGATCGCCCGTCGGCACATGCTCCAAATAGAAAACCATTTTCCTCGAAAGTATACCTAAAGTAAGCTCAGTGAGTCCATCGTCCTTTTCTTCCACTTTGTTTTTTTCGCTTACCTGGGATGAGAAGTTATTTGATTATGAACACAGGTTATAGGATACTATTTTAAAGTCACAGAATTCTTGTCAATATTCCTATAAACTGAAGAGTCTAAGCCTTCTTTGTTAATGTTagttttttattgaaaatctCTTTTTGTAAACACCGTTTTTAAAccaaatacaaatattttcttggCAACggattaaaaattaatttatttgcaaTATGCCAgccaaaaaattaattattttggggGAAAAgatgggattcagattttggtcacaAATACAAGTCCCAGTGGTTTTTCAATCGTTGCTTAGCCAGATTTCTTAGGCACCCAGGATAGTTTATGAACGATTGTGTGATATAACGATATATAAAGAATAGAATAAGAAGTGAGAAAATAGTACGCCAGCGAATAAAGCTTCTTTGTGTTTGATTGTTTTCTCCTTTACTCTGGGTTATCTCAAAATTTAACCCTGTTTGTCCTTGGACGCGGAATAACATATTATTCCTGAAACTTTTAAGTCTCTAATCCTCATCCTTTGATCCTTGCAGCACCCTGAACAACTATCTCGTCTGGCAGGCGGTTCGCACCTTGACCAGTTGTCTTTCGAAACCCTTCCGGGATGCCTACAAGGGCGTGAGGAAGGCCCTCATGGGATCGGATGGCGGCGAGGAGATCTGGCGCTACTGCGTTTCGGACACCAACAATGTGGTTGGCTTTGCCGTGGGTGCGATCTTTGTGCGTCAAGCCTTCCATGGGGAATCGAAACCGGCGGCTGAGCAGATGATCGCCGAGATCCGCGAGGCCTTCAAGACGAACCTACAGAACCTGACCTGGGTGGACAAGCAGACGCGCGAGAAGGCCATTGAGAAGGCCAACGAGATCTCGGACATGATCGGATTCCCCGACTATATCCTAGATCCCGTCGAGCTGGACAAGAAGTACGCCGAGCTGAACATCACACCGAATGCCTACTTCGAGAACAACATCCAGGTGGCCATCTACAATCTGAAGAGCAACCTGAAACGCCTCGACCAGCCGGTGAACAAGACCAATTGGGGCATGACCCCGCAGACGGTGAACGCCTACTACACGCCCACCAAGAACCAAATCGTCTTTCCCGCGGGCATCCTGCAGACGCCCTTCTTCGACATCAACAACCCCAAGAGCCTGAACTTCGGGGCCATGGGCGTGGTCATGGGTCACGAGCTGACCCACGCCTTCGACGACCAGGGGCGTGAGTACGACAAGTTCGGCAACATCAACCGGTGGTGGGACTCCAAGAGCATCGAGCGGTTCAACGAGAAGTCGGAGTGCATCGCCCGCCAGTACAGTGGCTACAAGATGAACGGACGCACCCTCAACGGCAAGCAGACGCTGGGTGAGTAAAGTGGATCGCAGGATACTTGTCCTGAATTTTAGAAGCTCGCTGTTACTTgcattttttatacccgttacttgattttcattaaaaacaaatgtCTATATCATATATAAAAGACTATACTCCACCCACATTATATGTTTCCTTTTGGTATCCTTAATGCATATCACAAAGAAAAAGTtgaacaaaatatattaacataataaattaaatatataaatagttTTAGACGGTTTTTTATTCGTCTAGATGCCGTAAACTTCATTTCTTACTTTGATATGATAACCCAAACCAATACTTAATAGAGTATAACATAGTGTAATTAGGTACTATCTAAGCAGAACCAaaaagttgataaattaagGAAAGGAAGAATCAATTTTATGTGTTGTGTGAGTAATTATTACTGAAAGGTTGAGGTCTTTGCGAACCGCCTAAACTCATTTAACCTTTAAAAAGTCCACAGTAAAGAGCATATGATCATAATGTTCAATTACATAGTAGTCCGATCCGGTCCTTTGTGATTTATATACGACCTGCAATGAAAGGAAAACGTTTAAGCTAATTTTATCCTTTACTGCGTTGCAGGCTTCTACTGAAATAATAATACGCTCCGCAGGGGTATAAAAAGGGGCATTACAAAGAAAATGTAAGTGCAAAGTGCCTTCATACAAATTGAAATGGATTTAGGCACTACAGAAGTAGGCTTGTTGGCTTGTTACTTGGAGTTTGTTATGTATCTATTCAAATTCTAAATCATATTTACCGCCGTAAAAAGGCAGACCAGTTTTGGTTTAAGGTGACACATTTTTTCCAACACTAAAACATAACTTATAATTCGGGTAAAAAAGGCCCACTGATGAATAATTGGAGTTGGCAATTAAAAGCAGGATGACAAAACAATATTGTTTTGAAGTCCTAGAAGGCTAAACCTTTTAATGAGATGTGCCTTTCCCCTAATAAGGAATATTCATACATAAGGGTTCACGGACGTGATCAACACTGCATCCATATCGATAACAATCACCTTTCCCATAATCGAAAAGCCTGGTCGGAAAAATGACTTGAGAGTTGTGACAGGGGGACATTTTCTGGGAAACCCAGTAGGTGAGGTTTAAGGGAGCCTTTAGACGCTGTCATCTCGCCGCCGGTGGTAGCTGAGTGAGTAGAGGTGACTCCCAGTTAAAACATCAAACACCACCGGTCCGGGTTCGAGTCCCGGTAAGTTTAAATGGCATggcttttaaaatttattcaccGATTGCATTCGTTGGAAGTAATTGAAAATAGTTGAGGAAAACACTGAAAAAACACATATTAGAATTAAGTAAAAAGTGAACCTAgtaaaaaaagcaaaaaagaaATTACGGCAAGGAAAAGAAAACACAAAGTAGAATGAAGTAAAAAGTGAACCTAGACAAAAaaggcaaagaaaaaaaaacacaaattagAATTAAGTAAAAAGTGAACctagtaaaaaaaaaagcaaaaaaaaagcaaaaaaaatacggcatagaaaataaaaaagaaaaacaaattaaaataaaataaaaagtgagccgaaaaaaaaaaatttttgttgttgttaacgaaaaacgcgaattctttttttatatattcaccttttgtttcttttctatattaaattataatatatatattaagttCCGTTAAGATAGTCATTAAATTATTAGAATTACATTTTTAGCAAGTAATTGCATTATAATCCTTCTAAAATggtaattaaaattaaagaaaatgtttttttaaagccGGGACATTTTTCCTTAAATCaagaaagttttttttaagaaagatttgataaataatattaatattcttttaatttcagAACTTGTCAGCGCCCGGGCTGCTTTATCAGTAGCGTAGACAGTTAGAGCGTTTGTTCAGAAATCGAAACGTCGCAGGTTCGAGTTCGTATGCCGcccattttttttctttttttaaatgctttttcTAACTTTACAAAGTTGGGGAGCCTTTCCACTCTGCGATGTATagaaatttaaattgttttactcactttttaaaattttattatcATGTAAAACCCATGTTAATACCAACTAACATAAATAACTATTATGAATTTGGCATTTCTCAAATGATTTGCAAGTATATCATatttaattgcatttattaagaaataaattcaacacattaaatatatttcatgcTGTAGACTCTTTTAATAGCGATGGTGAAAAATTACCAACATTTTTACAACTGCCGACTCTTAAACTGGTCGAACTTTGACTTTATGACAAAGTTCTAATAAACTTTTGGTGTTGTTgcgcgcacacacacacacagaaatAAAGCCCACACACACTGGCATACATTGGATATACAGAAATGCCAGCAAATTGCTtacataataaataataataatagcgTGCGATTTTTAGcgcaatttaaatttatttatggcACTTGTTTGTTCGCATGTCATGCGCAAGTTTTAGCCAGACATTTTTGCGCCCACAGAGAATCgaggcacacacacacagaaaaCACACAGGTGAAGTCAGTCAGTCGGAGGTGTGCGGTGTGTGGTGTGTGGTGATTCGGTGGTTGTGCCAAAAGGTGGGGCAGCGTTTGCCAGAGTCCTTCGTCGGATTTGCCTATTTTTATCATTGCGGCTTATCCCGGTTGCCTGGCAACCAGCAACTGCCAACCGGGGGAATTCAAGCTGCTTAGTGGGAGCGATGTCGACTCATAAATCCTGCCTGCGGCATGGCCTGAATGTCCTCGACCCGCCGTCTTATCGCATTCCCCCAATCGAACCCAACATACCCCTTACCCACCCCAAAACCAGTGGCAAAAACCCGGGGTCAGATGGAGATGGGCTGCTTAAATGGCAATTAGGCAGCCTCACTTACTGACAGCTTCCTTTAGCCGTTGATTAAGCCGTTGTTGTTCGCCAACGAATGATGTCATCGGGGTGTCTGGCCTAATTAATGCAATCCAGGTCGGAATATTAGGCAATGCATGTTCGCAGGTCCCAACAAGTTGGGGTTTCCAAGTGCTGAGATTAATCACCTCTGGGCTAGAACCCTTATCCAATGCTTTTTTGCACCTAGCACATTTAGAGGATAAGGTTTTTATTACATTTACATCTTATTTAATATCCCGACAATTTTTCTTAACCCTTCGACTTTTGAACTGTCAAGTCAAAGAACCAAGTTGACAGAGTTTAAACCCTGGTTACGTGTTTTATCTTATATCTCAAATTGCATCAATCAACTGACTGAAATTTATCGACGTACTGGAGATAGAAACATTTGCATATACTCGTATATTCGTTGTAAATGTGCCTTTAAAACcttaaaacaatattaaagtttTTTTGCATCCCAAGAAGGCTTTGATAACTACACCATGCTACCCCCACTGTCTGAAATCATTTTCCAATCCACTTCGGGGTAGTATTCGGACgtctaaaatatattataaatttttcTTTCAAAATTGTACATAGTTATTCGGAAACTAGAACAATGCTGCGCGAAGAGCAGTTTGCGAGGCTGGTGCTCGATTCCATGGATGCCGTGGGTGGTACTGCTAGCCTGGATGTTATCCTACAAATTATTAAAGGGGCTACCAACGCCAGGGTTATAGACCTGTATGACAAAGTGGCAGACATCCTACACAGCCTTGTGAATATCGGAATAGTACGAAGGGTGAACGATGAGTATCAAATCGTAGATATTAACAAAGGaccttttaatttttaaggGGAAGGATCTTAAATAAAGGTAtgaatcattttttttaaagttttgtGTCTTTAATAAAATACTATATATTCCAGATACCAATAACAAGTTTTAGGACGCTTTCCTGATAAATTTTTGTGTAATTTCGTTTcgctttaaaaaatgtaagctAAGACTtcgaaatataaaaacatttaaaggACTCacttttgtaaaaaaaatttatagtAGGTTCGGGAATAAGGCGGTGAAAGTTTAAAagctaaaatttataaaataacatATCTTTGTCTTGATAGCAAATCCCGCGATTGAAATTTTACTACAAGGGAATTCTTAGGAAACTTCGGTTTATATGGTTGAGATTGCTGGCGAATTcggccgaaattcctacgtacTTGAATAAAAATCCCACCGGAATTCACCACTTAGCGATTTTTGTGGCACCCCCAAAATAAATGCTTTATAAGGTTGAGAGTCTATCTTTAAGTggccaaagtaataataacaTTAGCCAGTATCTTAAGACATTTTCGTGAATCAGGGATTTAACTCTTGCAGAATCTGCCATCAACTGTAAACTAATGCAACTAAATTGGAACTATAAtactttaaatattataggTTCAGTGAGCGATTTCGAAATGTCAAGCTATAACTAAAAAAACAGTAGGAGAATACCTAAAATAagttgaaaatattgaaacaTTGAACTTATTTCCAACACACCATCTGTCTTGGCATCTTAGTCATCGTGCAATTTTCTCAGCTGGTTAAAGGCAACATTTGAAGCTCAGAAGCATGAGTCTTAAATTGTTTTCGAAAGTGCGCATTCCTGGGCGATTAACATGATTAATGGCcaatgaaaacaaaacaatttgaAGACTCGACCAAATAACAAGTGCTTAGCAATGAGTTGAGTGTAATTgcaattaatattattattattatttgttgcTGCCGTTGTTGTTTATTATGTATTATGCAGCCAAGTTATGGCTGCGGGTGTTTTGTGGGCGGGTGCCTGCGTAAATATGCATATGTTTTGGCGTGGACATGTCCATAAAACAGGGCCCCCTTCTGCACTCACTCAGGCATTCATTTGCtcgtttgtttatttatgttaatttaaATCAACATGCAAAAATTAGCACATGACACAAagaggatgtggatgtggatgtggatgtggatgatGAGATGAGAATGAGGTGAGTGGGCGTAGGCGGTGCGGAGATAAGTTTTGTGAATTTGCGGCGTGGCTcgaaaacatttaatttatttaattacttgGCCCTTCATTTGCATATTTAAATGAATTGCCGCAAAGCCAAGGCTAAGTGTTTGGCAGTGGGTGAAATTCTGGCTAATAACTAGATGACACGCCGCCGGAAGGGCGCAGTCGCCAGGATGATATAATGTATGTATGCCGCCCTAGAGGCCTGACTTCTAACCTGAAATCGAGTGTACTTCTATGGGAATACACCTATCGAAAAATGGGGACTAAAATGATGTAAAGGTTTGCcacattttcaaaatttatatGCTAAGCTTGTAATTTATTCAATTTGTCCCTTTTACGTATTTTCGCAATTCGGAACCTGTAAAGGCAATTAAGAAACCACATAGGTTCAATTTTTTTGCAGGTGTAATTATGaaacataattattt harbors:
- the LOC108018896 gene encoding neprilysin-3, encoding MAITIFTLLIVLFTDGGSSDATKHVLHVQPHLKECPSGNELPCLNKHCIFASSEILKSIDVTVDPCDDFYGYSCNQWIKNNPIPEGKSTWGTFGKLEQMNQLIIRNVLEKPAKSFKSNAERKAKVYYESCLDADEHMEKLGAKPMNDLLLQIGGWNVTKSGYNVANWTMARTLKTLHNRYNFNCLFGWAIGEDDKNSSRHVIQIDQGGLTLPTADYYNNKTDNHRKVLNEYIEYMTKVCVLLGANESDARAQMIGVINFEKKLANITIPLEDRRNEEAMYHPMQLRQLAKLAPFINWTDHFDNAMQMVGRRVTDDEVVVVYAPDFLKNLSDIILKMEQSEEGKITLNNYLVWQAVRTLTSCLSKPFRDAYKGVRKALMGSDGGEEIWRYCVSDTNNVVGFAVGAIFVRQAFHGESKPAAEQMIAEIREAFKTNLQNLTWVDKQTREKAIEKANEISDMIGFPDYILDPVELDKKYAELNITPNAYFENNIQVAIYNLKSNLKRLDQPVNKTNWGMTPQTVNAYYTPTKNQIVFPAGILQTPFFDINNPKSLNFGAMGVVMGHELTHAFDDQGREYDKFGNINRWWDSKSIERFNEKSECIARQYSGYKMNGRTLNGKQTLGE
- the LOC108012218 gene encoding uncharacterized protein; protein product: MVFYLEHVPTGDRAFLEEGENTIGRDPDCSINMHYYYMSRKHVHILVENGKVFIKDLESRNGTFVNYLGFRINEEYREIFVDDVLIFGIMVAYHSVHKYPKFGIFTLMEEEHDSEDSVGSSPNRADGSPSSEGTNPESKE